The Mycteria americana isolate JAX WOST 10 ecotype Jacksonville Zoo and Gardens chromosome 18, USCA_MyAme_1.0, whole genome shotgun sequence genome window below encodes:
- the LOC142418591 gene encoding claudin-16-like, whose amino-acid sequence MSAALQMTAFGLALLSTLFLLLATCTDCWMVNADDSLEVSHKCRGLWRECVTNMQDGVRTCDQYDSILADHPVKIVVTRTLLITADLLAGLALATLLLGLDCIKFLKEEPHVKLKMCYGAGVILSIGSILGLVGSVWYAVDVYVERAMLVSHNIFLGVHYDFGWSCWLGMAGSTGCFGASVLLTCCLHACADPSSRWQPQRFPQPRGQTATSKMYAMDSRV is encoded by the exons ATGAGCGCAGCCTTGCAGATGACAGCGTTCGGTCTTGCTCTTCTCTCAACCCTCTTCCTGCTCCTTGCCACATGCACTGACTGCTGGATGGTGAACGCTGATGACAGCTTGGAG GTAAGTCACAAATGCCGGGGGCTTTGGAGGGAGTGTGTCACCAACATGCAGGACGGGGTCAGAACCTGTGACCAGTATGACTCCATTTTGGCAGACCATCCAG TGAAGATCGTGGTGACGCGGACCCTGCTGATCACAGCGGACCTCCTGGCTGGCCTGGCTTTGGCTACGTTGCTCCTTGGGCTCGACTGCATCAAGTTCCTCAAGGAAGAGCCTCATGTCAAACTGAAGATGTGCTATGGGGCCGGCGTTATCCTCAGCATTGGGA GCATCCTGGGTCTTGTGGGCTCTGTGTGGTACGCGGTGGATGTCTACGTGGAGAGAGCCATGCTGGTGTCGCACAATATATTCCTGGGAGTCCACTATGACTTCGGGTGGTCGTGCTGGCTGGGGATGGCTGGCTCAACGGGCTGCTTCGGGGCATCCGTCCTGCTGACCTGCTGCCTCCACGCCTGTGCAG ACCCCAGCAGCCGCTGGCAACCCCAGAGGtttccccagccccggggccaaACGGCCACCAGCAAGATGTACGCCATGGACTCCCGCGTGTGA